In Caldisericia bacterium, a single genomic region encodes these proteins:
- a CDS encoding N-glycosylase/DNA lyase, whose translation MNEIEEIKNIYNRIKRNIEQRIDQFKEVWKRGNDYELFSEFAFCLLTPQSKAKVCWNAILELLRDDLLLYGSVDDIKSRLVGVRFKNNKARYIVEAREKFFKDGKFMIKRIIQDERDIFKIRDFLVKNVKGMGYKEASHFLRNIGFGENISILDRHILRNLYKFGIIEKKMNGLTRKKYLEVEEKMRRFSYSIGIPLGHLDLVFWFKETGEIFK comes from the coding sequence ATGAATGAGATTGAAGAGATTAAAAATATATACAACAGGATAAAAAGGAACATAGAACAAAGAATAGATCAATTTAAAGAGGTATGGAAGAGGGGAAATGATTATGAATTATTCTCAGAATTTGCTTTCTGTCTTCTTACACCTCAATCAAAGGCAAAAGTATGCTGGAATGCCATTCTTGAGTTGTTGAGGGATGATTTATTGCTCTATGGATCAGTTGATGATATAAAAAGTAGACTGGTGGGGGTAAGGTTTAAGAATAATAAAGCAAGATATATAGTTGAAGCAAGAGAGAAATTCTTTAAAGACGGAAAGTTCATGATAAAGAGAATAATTCAAGATGAAAGGGATATTTTTAAGATAAGAGACTTTCTTGTGAAGAATGTAAAGGGCATGGGGTATAAAGAGGCAAGCCATTTTCTAAGGAACATAGGATTTGGAGAGAATATTTCAATTTTGGATAGACATATATTGAGAAATCTTTACAAATTTGGTATAATTGAAAAGAAGATGAATGGACTTACAAGGAAGAAATATTTAGAGGTAGAGGAAAAAATGAGGAGGTTTTCTTATAGTATAGGTATACCTCTTGGGCATTTAGATCTTGTTTTCTGGTTTAAAGAGACAGGAGAAATTTTCAAGTAA
- a CDS encoding M20/M25/M40 family metallo-hydrolase, with protein MNLDLLKKLIETPGVSGFESKIREVIKEEVKKRDPDEVYEDTLGNLIVVKKGKREGTILFMAHMDELGMVVSSIDEKGFIGFQKLGGIDDRVLVSRVVRLITEDKEIYGVIGIVPPHLSVDKEMEGKITPWYKLQIDIGAKSKEEVISLGINQGTPIVFKKDFLLLNNDLVVSRGLDDRFGCFILINLLEMFRKTKPLNTLVFVFTTEEEIGLRGASVVAPQLNPLLTVVVDSISASDFSLVSLPYKNSIVVGKGPVIRKVDRRMVVDEKLFNFFSKFMEEKNIEFQIGVTGGSTDASIVETEGAGFYSIPLCFPLRYTHSTVEVVSLKDGEKLTRVLYELATNQIEI; from the coding sequence GAAGTAAAAAAGAGAGACCCCGATGAAGTCTATGAAGATACCCTTGGAAATCTAATTGTTGTAAAGAAGGGAAAAAGAGAGGGCACTATTCTTTTTATGGCACATATGGATGAGTTGGGGATGGTAGTTTCATCCATTGATGAGAAGGGATTCATTGGATTTCAGAAGCTGGGAGGAATAGATGATAGAGTGCTTGTTTCAAGAGTTGTAAGACTTATCACAGAGGATAAGGAGATCTATGGAGTTATAGGAATAGTTCCACCCCATCTATCTGTTGATAAGGAGATGGAGGGTAAAATTACTCCCTGGTATAAACTTCAGATAGATATTGGAGCAAAATCAAAGGAAGAAGTTATCTCCCTTGGTATAAATCAAGGCACACCAATAGTATTTAAAAAAGATTTCCTTTTGCTTAACAATGATCTTGTTGTCTCAAGAGGACTTGATGATAGGTTTGGTTGTTTTATCCTTATAAACTTACTTGAGATGTTTAGAAAGACCAAACCCCTGAATACATTGGTTTTTGTCTTTACAACAGAAGAAGAGATTGGATTGAGGGGAGCATCTGTTGTTGCTCCTCAATTAAATCCCTTATTAACTGTTGTTGTGGATTCAATATCAGCATCAGATTTTTCCTTAGTTAGCCTGCCTTATAAGAACTCCATTGTTGTTGGAAAGGGACCTGTGATAAGAAAAGTTGACAGAAGAATGGTTGTGGATGAAAAACTTTTTAATTTCTTTTCTAAGTTTATGGAGGAGAAAAATATAGAATTTCAAATTGGTGTAACTGGTGGTTCAACCGATGCATCCATTGTTGAAACTGAGGGAGCGGGTTTTTATTCTATTCCTCTCTGCTTCCCCTTGAGATACACCCACTCTACTGTGGAAGTTGTTTCATTGAAAGATGGAGAGAAATTAACCAGAGTGCTTTATGAGCTTGCCACAAATCAAATAGAGATATGA